One genomic window of Halobellus limi includes the following:
- a CDS encoding alpha/beta hydrolase, with the protein MTAGLADAAGIDVRRGVAFATPAGGPLRLDLYRPASSAERDAGSDPRRAALVLVPGNGWREVDRAAMARYALDLTERGYVCVVPEYRGSDAAAFPAATLDLKAAVRWVRAAGEEIGVDPARIGAFGHDAGAHLAVLAALTADAEAFAPDPEAVAPDVAAASDALSAVVGVAGTYVLEHQPATEDLVAFLGGDRESNPDAWTRASPSTYLGGGDDGDPLGRRGDVAPPILLLHGEEDALVPAMASELFYDILEEHDVLAECVVAAEAGHDVHETQRAFTLSWTEGFLDRHLR; encoded by the coding sequence ATGACCGCTGGGCTCGCCGATGCCGCCGGGATCGACGTCCGCCGCGGGGTGGCGTTCGCGACGCCCGCGGGCGGCCCTCTCCGCCTCGACCTGTATCGCCCCGCGTCGAGCGCCGAGAGGGACGCCGGATCGGACCCGCGACGGGCCGCCCTGGTGCTCGTGCCCGGGAACGGGTGGCGGGAGGTCGACCGGGCCGCGATGGCCCGCTACGCGCTCGACCTCACGGAGCGGGGGTACGTCTGCGTCGTTCCGGAGTACCGCGGCAGCGACGCGGCCGCGTTTCCCGCCGCTACTCTCGATCTGAAGGCCGCGGTCCGGTGGGTCCGCGCGGCGGGCGAGGAGATCGGCGTCGACCCCGCGCGGATCGGGGCGTTCGGCCACGACGCCGGCGCACATTTGGCTGTCCTGGCGGCGTTGACCGCCGACGCGGAGGCGTTCGCGCCCGATCCCGAGGCGGTCGCTCCGGACGTCGCCGCCGCGAGCGACGCGCTCTCGGCCGTCGTCGGCGTCGCGGGGACGTACGTCCTCGAACACCAGCCCGCGACCGAGGACCTCGTCGCGTTCCTCGGCGGCGACCGGGAATCGAACCCCGACGCCTGGACGCGGGCGTCGCCGTCGACGTACCTCGGTGGGGGCGACGACGGGGACCCGCTCGGCCGACGGGGCGACGTCGCACCGCCGATCTTACTCCTCCACGGCGAGGAGGACGCCCTCGTCCCGGCGATGGCCTCCGAGTTGTTCTACGACATCCTGGAGGAACACGACGTCCTCGCCGAGTGCGTCGTCGCCGCCGAGGCCGGCCACGACGTCCACGAGACCCAGCGGGCCTTCACGCTGAGTTGGACCGAGGGGTTCCTCGACCGTCATCTGCGGTGA
- a CDS encoding DUF7518 family protein, which yields MSNRVEELESKVAELQAAVNGLTEELVETKERVRLLEEEVEVDLAAGSRPVGYDTPEQTSEPESTSESESASESDAGAVEESEAASEVDPSDPLSESPAQAESRRETSAQGADDADFIDADADEQIPSEVDSQGDETKANESEGDDEAATEDDDIIVA from the coding sequence ATGAGCAACCGCGTGGAGGAACTCGAGTCGAAGGTCGCGGAGCTACAGGCCGCCGTCAACGGCCTGACAGAAGAGCTGGTCGAGACGAAGGAACGAGTCCGCCTCCTCGAGGAGGAGGTCGAGGTCGACCTCGCGGCGGGCAGCCGCCCCGTCGGCTACGACACGCCGGAACAGACGTCTGAACCGGAATCGACGTCCGAATCGGAATCGGCGTCCGAGTCCGACGCCGGGGCCGTCGAGGAGTCGGAGGCGGCGTCCGAAGTCGATCCGAGTGACCCCCTCAGCGAGTCCCCCGCACAGGCCGAATCGCGGCGCGAGACGTCCGCACAGGGAGCCGACGACGCGGACTTCATCGACGCCGACGCGGACGAACAGATCCCCAGCGAGGTCGATTCGCAGGGCGACGAGACTAAGGCGAACGAGAGTGAGGGAGACGACGAGGCGGCGACCGAAGACGACGACATCATCGTCGCGTAA
- the smc gene encoding chromosome segregation protein SMC, whose protein sequence is MHIKELVLDGFKSFGRTTRIPFYEDFTVVTGPNGSGKSNIIDGVLFALGLARTRGIRAEKLTDLIYNPGHADGSDDGESEASGPKEATVTVVLDNGDGTLDRAQVVNAAGSDNVGDVDEIRVKRRVKETEDNYYSYYYLNGRACNLSDIQDLLAQAGITPEGYNVVMQGDVTEIINMTAYQRRGIIDEIAGVAEFDAKKEDAFEELDAVEARIEEADLRIEEKEDRLAQLEDERETALEYQSLREEREEYEGYQKAAELEDKREDLESTEKRVEKKESTLAEHREELDRREGRVTRLEDELDELTKEIERKGEDEQLRIKSEIEEVKGEIDRLENAIEAAEERIEDAESERRNAFVQLDRKQEEIDDLDEEIRSVKVEKASVKSDVGSLETDLAEVQAEIDDVDTEYDELKAELSEKKERLEELKTEKNEHQREKDRLLDETRRRATEISEAEDEIEELRETIPDLKAEVSDLHSELDKAEKNESKIEGIVEELREEKAELKEELDEVVEEIQSKQSEYATLEARAGDDGDNSWPRAVTTIQNAGLSGVHGTVGELGAVDGEYASACETAAGGRLAHVVVDDDGVGSDCIDYLKSRNAGRATFLPITKMEDRGLPRLPDHPGVVDFARNLVDYDAEYESVFSYVLGSTLVVEDMETARDLMGDYRMVTLDGDLVERSGAMTGGSGGGSRYSFSKSGGGRLERLAEEIEELEDRRRSLQAEVREKEEDIEDARSRASDARDRVRSLESDVEDAESDVEDAEGEIEELEAEIERLREERAEVDEEMREIDAEIDEIDEEISDVQAEIDDLESELADSKIPELTAEAEEIEAEIDEKEERMDDLDGRLNELQLQRQYAEETIEDLEETVESAQEKKADARDVIRQKEAEIEEREAELEAKREAVEELEEELKELKSERSDLQATLREAKSERDEKRDEVDRIESKLESLRDSVERLSWEIDELESEVGEYDPEAIPDHDEVEAEIDRLTEEMEALEPVNMLAIDEYDEVNAELEDLKERRDVLVEEREAIEERIDRFEAQKKETFMDAFDAINENFTEIFERLSDGTGELHLENPEDPFEEGLTMKAQPGDKPIQRLNAMSGGEKSLTALAFIFAIQRHNPAPFYALDEIDAFLDAANAERVGEMVDDLSGDAQFVVVSHRSALLERSERAIGVTMQGDNVSAVTGIQLGDDESEEAEVPADD, encoded by the coding sequence ATGCACATCAAAGAGCTCGTCCTCGACGGTTTCAAAAGCTTCGGGCGGACCACGCGAATCCCGTTCTACGAGGACTTCACGGTCGTCACGGGGCCGAACGGCTCCGGGAAGTCGAACATCATCGACGGCGTGCTGTTCGCGCTCGGACTGGCCCGAACGCGCGGCATCCGCGCCGAGAAACTCACGGATCTGATCTACAACCCGGGCCACGCCGACGGGAGCGACGACGGCGAGAGCGAAGCGAGCGGCCCCAAGGAGGCGACGGTCACCGTCGTCCTCGACAACGGCGACGGGACGCTCGACCGCGCGCAGGTCGTCAACGCCGCCGGCAGCGACAACGTCGGCGACGTCGACGAGATCCGGGTCAAGCGCCGGGTCAAGGAGACCGAGGACAACTACTACTCCTACTACTACCTCAACGGCCGCGCTTGCAACCTCTCCGACATCCAGGACCTCCTCGCGCAGGCGGGCATCACCCCCGAGGGCTACAACGTCGTGATGCAGGGCGACGTCACCGAGATCATCAACATGACCGCCTACCAGCGGCGGGGCATCATCGACGAGATCGCCGGCGTCGCCGAGTTCGACGCGAAGAAGGAGGACGCCTTCGAGGAACTCGACGCCGTCGAGGCTCGCATCGAGGAGGCCGACCTCCGGATCGAGGAGAAGGAGGATCGGCTGGCGCAACTCGAAGACGAGCGCGAGACCGCTCTGGAGTACCAGTCGCTCCGCGAGGAGCGCGAGGAGTACGAGGGCTACCAGAAGGCCGCCGAGCTCGAAGACAAGCGCGAGGACCTCGAATCGACCGAGAAACGGGTCGAGAAGAAGGAGTCGACGCTCGCCGAGCACCGGGAGGAACTCGACCGCCGCGAGGGTCGGGTCACACGCCTGGAGGACGAACTCGACGAGCTGACGAAGGAGATCGAGCGGAAGGGCGAGGACGAACAGCTCCGGATCAAATCCGAGATCGAGGAGGTCAAAGGCGAGATCGACAGGTTGGAGAACGCGATCGAGGCGGCCGAAGAGCGGATCGAGGACGCCGAGAGCGAGCGGCGGAACGCGTTCGTCCAGCTCGACCGGAAGCAGGAGGAGATCGACGACCTCGACGAGGAGATCCGCTCGGTCAAAGTCGAGAAGGCCTCCGTGAAGTCCGACGTCGGCTCGCTCGAGACCGACCTCGCGGAGGTGCAGGCCGAGATCGACGACGTCGACACCGAGTACGACGAGCTGAAGGCCGAACTGAGCGAGAAGAAGGAGCGCCTCGAGGAGCTGAAGACCGAGAAGAACGAGCACCAGCGCGAGAAGGACCGGCTGCTCGACGAGACGCGCCGGCGCGCCACCGAGATCTCCGAGGCCGAAGACGAGATCGAGGAGCTGCGAGAGACGATTCCCGACCTGAAGGCCGAGGTCTCGGACCTCCACTCGGAACTCGACAAGGCCGAGAAGAACGAGTCGAAGATCGAGGGGATCGTCGAGGAACTGCGGGAGGAGAAGGCCGAACTCAAAGAGGAACTCGACGAGGTCGTCGAGGAGATCCAATCGAAGCAATCGGAGTACGCCACCTTAGAGGCCAGGGCGGGCGACGACGGCGACAACTCCTGGCCGCGGGCGGTCACGACGATCCAGAACGCCGGGCTCTCCGGGGTCCACGGAACCGTGGGCGAACTGGGAGCGGTCGACGGCGAGTACGCCAGCGCCTGCGAGACCGCCGCCGGCGGCCGGCTCGCGCACGTCGTCGTCGACGACGACGGCGTCGGCTCCGACTGCATCGACTACCTGAAGTCCCGGAACGCCGGGCGGGCGACGTTCCTCCCGATCACGAAGATGGAGGACCGCGGCCTCCCGCGACTGCCCGACCACCCCGGCGTCGTCGACTTCGCGCGCAACCTCGTCGACTACGACGCCGAGTACGAATCGGTCTTCTCGTACGTGCTGGGCTCGACGCTGGTCGTCGAGGACATGGAGACCGCCCGCGACCTGATGGGCGACTACCGGATGGTGACGCTCGACGGCGACTTAGTCGAGCGCTCCGGCGCGATGACCGGCGGCTCCGGCGGCGGCTCGCGGTACTCCTTCTCGAAGTCCGGCGGCGGTCGGCTCGAACGGCTCGCCGAGGAGATCGAGGAGTTGGAGGACCGACGCCGGAGCCTCCAGGCGGAGGTCAGAGAGAAAGAAGAGGACATCGAGGACGCCCGGAGCCGCGCCTCCGACGCCCGCGATCGGGTCCGCTCGCTCGAATCTGACGTCGAGGACGCCGAATCGGACGTCGAAGACGCCGAGGGCGAGATCGAGGAACTCGAAGCCGAGATCGAGCGGCTCCGCGAGGAGCGAGCGGAGGTCGACGAGGAGATGCGGGAGATCGACGCCGAGATCGACGAGATCGACGAGGAGATTTCCGACGTGCAGGCGGAGATCGACGACCTCGAATCGGAACTGGCCGACTCGAAGATCCCCGAACTGACCGCCGAGGCCGAGGAGATCGAGGCCGAGATCGACGAGAAGGAAGAGCGGATGGACGACCTCGACGGACGGCTCAACGAGCTCCAGCTCCAGCGGCAGTACGCCGAGGAGACGATCGAGGACCTCGAGGAGACCGTCGAGAGCGCCCAGGAGAAGAAGGCCGACGCCCGCGACGTCATCAGGCAGAAGGAGGCCGAGATCGAAGAGCGCGAGGCGGAACTCGAAGCCAAGCGCGAGGCCGTCGAGGAACTCGAAGAGGAGCTGAAAGAACTGAAGTCCGAGCGGTCGGACCTGCAGGCGACGCTGCGGGAGGCCAAGAGCGAGCGCGACGAGAAGCGCGACGAGGTCGATCGGATCGAATCGAAACTGGAGTCGCTGCGCGACAGCGTCGAGCGGCTCTCCTGGGAGATCGACGAGCTCGAATCGGAGGTCGGCGAGTACGACCCCGAGGCGATCCCCGACCACGACGAGGTCGAAGCCGAGATCGACCGGCTCACAGAAGAGATGGAGGCGCTCGAACCGGTGAACATGCTCGCGATCGACGAGTACGACGAGGTGAACGCGGAACTGGAGGACCTGAAGGAGCGCCGCGACGTCCTCGTCGAGGAGCGCGAGGCCATCGAGGAACGGATCGACCGCTTCGAGGCCCAAAAGAAGGAGACGTTCATGGACGCCTTCGACGCGATCAACGAGAACTTCACCGAGATCTTCGAGCGGCTCTCCGACGGCACGGGCGAACTCCACCTCGAGAACCCCGAGGACCCCTTCGAGGAGGGACTGACGATGAAGGCCCAGCCCGGCGACAAGCCGATCCAGCGGCTGAACGCGATGTCCGGCGGCGAGAAGTCGCTCACGGCGCTGGCGTTCATCTTCGCGATCCAGCGGCACAACCCCGCGCCGTTCTACGCGCTCGACGAGATCGACGCGTTCCTCGACGCCGCCAACGCCGAGCGCGTCGGCGAGATGGTCGACGACCTCTCGGGGGACGCCCAGTTCGTCGTCGTCTCGCACCGCTCGGCGCTCTTAGAGCGCTCCGAGCGCGCCATCGGCGTGACGATGCAGGGCGACAACGTCAGCGCCGTCACCGGCATCCAGTTGGGCGACGACGAGAGCGAGGAGGCGGAGGTGCCCGCGGATGACTGA
- a CDS encoding segregation and condensation protein A, which translates to MTDSAGSPPRSEVFPDGVDVGDDDRSGGRSGTGGSGGGPPGADRTDVDDDEVEPVELLVQLAEEGEIDPWDVDLVEATDAFLDALDETDLRTSGRALFYAAVLLRMKSDALLEPDEEEEAEPEPWEAALEGGGPIAEGGADDGSAGPGFDPIDTLEAEMDRRLERKDARGSPETLDELVRELREAERQSWWKRRREYDTSDSPHGHSRGTQTLDYRSADEFREADEPTAADVTGTAHTEDIETSIAAVRDAVDVHYDNGRDEVLFAEVADAAETPVTTYLALLFLSHRSEVRLQQDDLFGDLWIRNPDATFDERESDVESEEAMIPAADDD; encoded by the coding sequence ATGACTGACTCCGCCGGGTCGCCGCCGCGGAGCGAGGTGTTCCCCGACGGCGTCGACGTCGGCGACGACGACCGCTCGGGGGGACGCAGCGGGACGGGCGGCTCCGGCGGCGGTCCGCCCGGTGCCGACCGAACGGACGTCGACGATGACGAAGTCGAACCCGTCGAGCTCCTCGTCCAGTTGGCCGAGGAGGGCGAGATCGACCCCTGGGACGTCGACCTCGTCGAGGCCACTGACGCCTTCCTCGACGCGCTCGACGAGACGGACCTCCGCACCTCCGGGCGGGCGCTGTTCTACGCGGCCGTCCTCCTGCGGATGAAGAGCGACGCGCTGTTAGAACCCGACGAGGAGGAGGAAGCGGAGCCGGAGCCGTGGGAGGCCGCCCTCGAAGGCGGCGGTCCGATCGCCGAGGGCGGGGCCGACGACGGGAGTGCCGGGCCGGGTTTCGATCCGATCGACACGCTCGAAGCCGAGATGGACCGGCGACTCGAACGCAAGGACGCCCGGGGGTCGCCGGAGACGCTCGACGAACTCGTCCGGGAGCTCCGGGAGGCCGAGCGACAGTCGTGGTGGAAGCGCCGCCGCGAGTACGACACCTCCGACTCGCCGCACGGGCACAGTCGCGGGACGCAGACGCTGGATTACCGCTCGGCCGACGAGTTCCGCGAGGCGGACGAACCGACCGCGGCGGACGTGACCGGCACGGCCCACACCGAGGACATCGAGACGTCGATCGCGGCCGTCCGCGACGCGGTCGACGTCCACTACGACAACGGCCGCGACGAGGTGCTGTTCGCCGAGGTCGCGGACGCCGCCGAGACGCCGGTGACGACGTACCTCGCGCTCCTGTTCCTCTCACACCGGAGCGAGGTGCGACTACAGCAGGACGACCTCTTCGGCGACCTCTGGATCCGGAACCCCGACGCGACGTTCGACGAGAGAGAATCCGACGTCGAGTCCGAGGAGGCGATGATCCCCGCCGCCGACGACGACTGA
- the mtnP gene encoding S-methyl-5'-thioadenosine phosphorylase: protein MTIGFIGGSGIYDALPLEDTREVDVETPFGKPSAPLTVGEFGDTGREIVFVPRHGPDHARSPTTLPYRANVFALKQMGVTHVLASNAVGSLREDLPPQTLVIPDQIYDRTKHRDLTFFDEDVVVHQPFADPYCAELNEILADAAASATDADVVRGGTYVCIEGPQYSTRAESEFYREQGWDVIGMTTIPEAKLAREAEMAYATVTGVTDYDVWKEDSEVTLEEVLENAAENETAIKETVEAAIRELPAEHECDCHTSLAGTINTPDEAIPDATKADLEPLIGEYVE from the coding sequence ATGACCATCGGATTCATCGGCGGGAGCGGAATCTACGACGCCCTGCCGCTGGAAGACACGCGGGAAGTCGACGTCGAGACGCCGTTCGGGAAGCCCTCCGCGCCGCTGACGGTCGGCGAGTTCGGCGACACCGGTCGGGAGATCGTCTTCGTGCCGCGGCACGGCCCCGATCACGCGCGCTCGCCGACGACGCTGCCGTACCGCGCGAACGTCTTCGCGCTGAAGCAGATGGGCGTCACGCACGTCCTCGCCTCGAACGCCGTCGGGAGCCTCCGCGAGGACCTCCCGCCGCAGACGCTCGTGATCCCGGATCAGATCTACGACCGGACGAAACACCGCGATCTGACGTTCTTCGACGAGGACGTCGTCGTCCACCAGCCGTTCGCCGACCCCTACTGTGCGGAGCTCAACGAGATCCTCGCCGACGCGGCGGCGTCCGCCACCGACGCCGACGTCGTCCGCGGCGGCACCTACGTCTGCATCGAGGGGCCGCAGTACTCCACCCGCGCGGAGAGCGAGTTCTACCGCGAGCAGGGCTGGGACGTCATCGGGATGACGACGATCCCGGAGGCCAAACTCGCCCGCGAGGCGGAGATGGCCTACGCGACGGTCACCGGCGTCACCGACTACGACGTCTGGAAGGAAGACAGCGAGGTCACGCTCGAAGAGGTGCTCGAAAACGCCGCGGAGAACGAGACGGCGATCAAAGAGACCGTCGAGGCGGCGATTCGGGAGCTCCCGGCCGAGCACGAGTGTGACTGCCACACGTCGCTCGCGGGGACGATCAACACGCCCGACGAGGCGATCCCGGACGCGACGAAGGCGGACCTGGAGCCGCTGATCGGCGAGTACGTCGAGTAG
- a CDS encoding AEC family transporter has translation MVSLVSVFATAILPIVAVGGVGYLLGRFRDVETDALNTVVVYVLAPALVFHSLATTTLAQSTLARITVAILLFHVLTVLVAEAAGRLFGVSKTALAAVVLVAAFPNTGNYGVPVSNFAFGDTGRATAVVYLSVQAVLIWTVGVYIASRGNAENRLEGVRRVFSVPLVYAVAVALVVRALGLVPPVGSTAMSTLRLVGDSAIPVMLLLLGIQLARTNVGSTLSAVAGVVGLKMVVVPFIGVGVALAVGFSDPAVARTFVLEGAMPSAVTPLILVGEFADGEVAGVPVTEFVSTAIFATTMVSVVTLTALIAILQSGVVV, from the coding sequence GTGGTCTCTCTGGTCTCCGTCTTCGCGACCGCGATCCTCCCGATCGTCGCCGTCGGCGGCGTCGGCTACCTCCTCGGGCGGTTCCGAGACGTCGAGACCGACGCGCTCAACACGGTCGTCGTCTACGTCCTCGCGCCCGCCCTGGTGTTTCACAGCCTCGCGACGACGACGCTGGCGCAGTCGACGCTCGCCCGAATCACGGTCGCGATCCTGCTCTTTCACGTCCTCACGGTCCTGGTCGCGGAGGCGGCCGGACGGCTGTTCGGCGTCTCGAAGACGGCGCTCGCGGCCGTCGTCCTCGTCGCGGCGTTCCCCAACACGGGCAACTACGGCGTCCCCGTCTCGAACTTCGCGTTCGGCGACACCGGCCGCGCGACCGCCGTCGTGTACCTCTCGGTCCAGGCAGTGCTCATCTGGACCGTCGGCGTGTACATCGCCTCCCGCGGAAACGCCGAGAACCGCCTGGAGGGCGTCCGACGGGTGTTCAGCGTGCCGCTTGTCTACGCCGTCGCCGTCGCACTCGTCGTCCGGGCGCTCGGTCTCGTCCCGCCCGTCGGTTCGACGGCGATGTCGACGCTCCGGCTCGTCGGCGACTCGGCGATCCCGGTGATGCTCTTGCTCCTCGGGATCCAGCTGGCCAGAACGAACGTCGGATCGACGCTGTCTGCGGTCGCGGGCGTCGTCGGACTGAAGATGGTCGTCGTGCCGTTCATCGGCGTCGGCGTCGCTCTCGCAGTCGGGTTTTCGGACCCCGCGGTCGCGCGGACGTTCGTCCTCGAAGGCGCGATGCCGTCGGCGGTGACGCCGCTCATCCTCGTCGGCGAGTTCGCCGACGGCGAGGTCGCCGGCGTCCCCGTCACCGAGTTCGTCTCGACGGCGATCTTCGCGACGACGATGGTCTCGGTCGTCACGCTGACGGCCCTGATCGCGATCCTGCAGAGCGGCGTCGTCGTGTGA
- a CDS encoding phosphoribosyltransferase codes for MGDLPDQFNCTITNWEYIYGLCRDVSDQVKAAEFEPDVVVALARGGWFAGRCICDFLGLDDLTSLKMEHYVGTAQKAGEPEVRYPMPEGSVEGKDVLIIDDIADTGGSIERAYEYVTDRDAGEVRTATLQLLQTSEFDPDFVGERLEEWTWIVYPWNFIEDMIDLVSGVMEKADEETFEVEDVRHYLAEFHSVDRIEMEIAQPDRMTEVMSEMERRGYVESADGEAWRLIDNEGIGA; via the coding sequence ATGGGCGACCTGCCCGATCAGTTCAACTGCACGATCACTAACTGGGAGTACATCTACGGGCTCTGTCGGGACGTCAGCGACCAGGTGAAGGCCGCCGAGTTCGAACCGGACGTCGTCGTGGCGCTCGCCCGGGGCGGCTGGTTCGCGGGTCGGTGCATCTGTGACTTCCTCGGGCTCGACGACCTCACGAGCCTGAAGATGGAACACTACGTCGGGACCGCACAGAAGGCCGGCGAGCCGGAGGTCCGCTACCCGATGCCCGAGGGGAGCGTCGAGGGGAAGGACGTCCTCATCATCGACGACATCGCCGACACCGGCGGCTCGATCGAGCGCGCCTACGAGTACGTGACCGACCGAGACGCCGGCGAGGTCCGAACCGCGACGCTGCAACTGCTGCAGACCAGCGAGTTCGACCCGGACTTCGTCGGCGAGCGACTGGAGGAGTGGACCTGGATCGTCTACCCGTGGAACTTCATCGAGGACATGATCGACCTGGTCTCCGGCGTGATGGAGAAGGCCGACGAGGAGACCTTCGAGGTCGAGGACGTCCGCCACTACCTCGCGGAGTTTCACTCGGTCGATCGGATCGAGATGGAGATCGCCCAACCGGATCGGATGACAGAGGTGATGAGCGAGATGGAGCGGCGCGGGTACGTCGAATCGGCCGACGGCGAGGCGTGGCGGCTGATCGACAACGAGGGCATCGGCGCGTAG
- a CDS encoding PhzF family phenazine biosynthesis protein — protein sequence MDTRRALLVDAFAAEPLAGNVAGVVPDASGLADEQMRAIARELGASETAFVRPSDSADRRLRFFSPTQEVDLCGHATVAAHAHLHEDGVVDPGEHTVETNVGDLAIEIEADGTVWMTQNHPRVERVDVDYDRLGSALGIDPAALRDVGADAPTAVASTGLPFLIVPVNFLQNLGAADPDLGAVEAIADEHDAAGVYAFTFDALDADSTLHARAFAPSLGIAEDPATGTASGACGAYLREIGAFDEFPDEMRFEQGHFLDRPGAVRVRVAGDVRVGGSAVTSLDGRLAVPAEEEDGIVEA from the coding sequence ATGGACACCCGACGCGCGCTGCTCGTCGACGCCTTCGCGGCCGAACCCCTCGCCGGCAACGTCGCGGGCGTCGTCCCCGATGCGAGCGGCCTCGCCGACGAACAGATGCGGGCGATCGCACGCGAACTCGGCGCCAGCGAGACGGCGTTCGTGCGCCCCTCCGACTCCGCGGACCGACGACTCAGGTTCTTCTCGCCGACCCAGGAGGTCGACCTCTGCGGCCACGCGACCGTCGCCGCGCACGCGCACCTCCACGAGGACGGCGTGGTCGACCCCGGAGAGCACACCGTCGAGACGAACGTCGGCGACCTCGCGATCGAGATCGAGGCCGACGGAACCGTCTGGATGACGCAGAACCACCCGCGGGTAGAGCGCGTCGACGTCGACTACGACCGCCTGGGGAGCGCGCTGGGAATCGACCCCGCCGCCCTCCGGGACGTCGGGGCCGACGCGCCCACGGCGGTCGCCTCGACGGGGCTCCCCTTCCTGATCGTCCCCGTGAACTTCCTGCAGAACCTCGGCGCGGCCGACCCGGACCTCGGCGCGGTCGAGGCGATCGCCGACGAGCACGACGCCGCGGGCGTCTACGCGTTCACGTTCGACGCGCTCGACGCCGACTCGACGCTGCACGCCCGGGCGTTCGCGCCGTCGCTCGGGATCGCGGAGGACCCGGCGACCGGGACCGCGAGCGGGGCCTGCGGCGCGTACCTCCGCGAGATCGGTGCGTTCGACGAGTTCCCCGACGAGATGCGCTTCGAGCAGGGGCACTTCCTGGATCGACCGGGAGCGGTCCGCGTCCGCGTCGCCGGCGACGTTCGCGTCGGCGGCAGCGCGGTGACGTCGCTCGACGGACGGCTCGCTGTCCCCGCGGAGGAGGAAGACGGGATCGTCGAGGCGTGA
- a CDS encoding proteasome assembly chaperone family protein, with protein MDDIEIETVAEPTLREPALVEGLPGVGHVGKLAAEHLLEEFDSELVARVYADEFPPQVGIDDDGVASLACAEFHAVDAGERDLLVLTGDHQAQSHSGHYHITDTFLDVAESYDVGEVYALGGVPTGELVEEPDVLGAVADAEEIETLEDAGVEFREGEPAGGIVGVSGLLLGLGGRRGLPAACLMGETSGYLVDPSSAQAVLEVLEEVVGFEVGYDSLEERAEEMKEVAEKIQEMQSQQQGMPTDDDLRYIG; from the coding sequence ATGGACGACATCGAGATCGAGACGGTCGCAGAGCCGACGCTCCGCGAACCGGCGCTGGTCGAGGGACTCCCCGGCGTCGGTCACGTCGGCAAGTTGGCCGCCGAACACCTCCTCGAGGAGTTCGACTCCGAACTCGTCGCCCGCGTGTACGCCGACGAGTTCCCGCCGCAGGTCGGCATCGACGACGACGGCGTCGCCTCGCTGGCGTGCGCGGAGTTCCACGCCGTCGACGCCGGCGAGCGCGACCTCCTCGTGTTGACCGGCGACCACCAGGCGCAGTCGCACTCGGGGCACTACCACATCACCGACACCTTCCTCGACGTCGCCGAGTCGTACGACGTCGGCGAGGTGTACGCCCTCGGCGGCGTCCCGACGGGCGAACTCGTCGAGGAACCCGACGTCCTCGGCGCGGTCGCCGACGCCGAGGAGATCGAGACGCTCGAAGACGCCGGCGTGGAGTTCCGCGAGGGCGAACCCGCCGGCGGCATCGTCGGCGTCAGCGGCCTCCTCTTGGGACTGGGCGGCCGCCGCGGCCTCCCCGCGGCGTGTCTGATGGGCGAGACGAGCGGGTACCTCGTCGATCCCTCCAGCGCGCAGGCCGTCCTCGAGGTCCTAGAGGAAGTCGTCGGCTTCGAGGTCGGCTACGACTCCCTCGAGGAGCGCGCCGAGGAGATGAAGGAGGTCGCAGAGAAGATCCAGGAGATGCAGAGCCAACAGCAGGGGATGCCGACCGACGACGACCTGCGCTACATCGGCTGA
- a CDS encoding RNA-protein complex protein Nop10 produces the protein MKSDIRVCAAWRDAHERPVYSLSSTCPECGGETENSAPAPFDPKDAYGEYRRALKRRVRE, from the coding sequence GTGAAATCCGACATCCGAGTCTGTGCGGCCTGGCGCGACGCCCACGAGCGGCCGGTGTACTCGCTGTCGTCGACCTGCCCGGAGTGCGGCGGCGAGACCGAGAACTCCGCGCCCGCCCCGTTCGACCCCAAGGACGCCTACGGCGAGTACCGACGCGCTCTTAAACGCCGGGTCCGCGAGTGA